The following proteins are encoded in a genomic region of Elgaria multicarinata webbii isolate HBS135686 ecotype San Diego chromosome 16, rElgMul1.1.pri, whole genome shotgun sequence:
- the LOC134409529 gene encoding carbonic anhydrase 12-like, with product MTATRSSAAITAALLSLFLKAHLSTQAPVNDSKWSYIGTDGEKVWPRKYPFCGGVFQSPINFHNDILQYDSTLLPIELEGYNVSSIEQFILTNNGHSVKMSLSSAMHIQSLPARYSAAQLHLHWGNRNKQEGSEHTIGGRHFAAELHIVHYNSDKYPDLKSAVDKSDGLAVLAILIEVGPFNPSYEKIFSHFQDVKYKDQETFISGFNIQDLLPDRLDEYYRYEGSLTTPPCYPSVLWTVFRKPVHISVDQLLALETALYCTQPNDPAPLEMVNNFRRVQEFDERLVSVSFRQGFVLFVVLASSLGTVLVIAVAFWLIRRKKSIKNAGEDKGVIYKPAMVKEEENISKA from the exons ATGACAGCCACAAGGTCCAGTGCAGCTATTACAGCTGCTCTTCTGAGCCTCTTCCTCAAGGCTCACCTTTCCACGCAAGCACCTGTGAACG acTCTAAATGGTCTTATATTG GTACTGATGGGGAGAAAGTATGGCCAAGGAAATATCCTTTTTGTGGAGGAGTATTCCAGTCTCCCATTAACTTCCATAATGATATTCTCCAGTATGATTCCACTCTTTTGCCAATAGAACTGGAAGGCTACAATGTATCCTCCATCGAACAGTTTATTTTGACGAATAATGGACATTCGG TAAAAATGAGTCTTTCTTCAGCCATGCACATCCAGAGTCTCCCTGCCCGGTACTCTGCAGCTCAGCTCCACTTACACTGGGGAAACAGGAACAAGCAAGAAGGATCCGAGCACACAATTGGTGGGAGGCATTTTGCCGCCGAA CTCCACATAGTGCATTATAACTCTGACAAATATCCAGATTTGAAATCAGCAGTAGACAAGTCAGATGGATTGGCAGTGTTGGCGATCCTGATTGAG GTTGGCCCATTCAATCCATCATATGAAAAGATTTTCAGCCATTTCCAGGATGTGAAGTACAAAG ATCAAGAAACCTTCATCTCAGGTTTCAATATCCAGGATTTGCTCCCAGACAGGCTGGATGAATATTATCGCTACGAAGGCTCCCTGACCACCCCGCCTTGCTACCCAAGTGTCCTTTGGACTGTATTTCGAAAACCGGTACACATTTCAGTGGACCAG CTTCTAGCCCTGGAAACGGCATTGTACTGCACACAACCTAATGATCCCGCCCCCCTTGAAATGGTGAACAACTTCCGGAGGGTCCAAGAGTTTGACGAAAGGCTAGTTTCTGTCTCTTTCCGACAAG GTTTTGTCCTGTTTGTTGTATTAGCCAGTAGCCTTGGCACTGTCCTTGTCATCGCTGTAGCCTTTTGGCTGATTCGAAGGAAGAAGAG CATCAAAAATGCAGGAGAAGACAAAGGGGTCATCTACAAGCCAGCCATGGTCAAAGAGGAGGAGAATATCTCCAAAGCATAA